CGCCACCGCCTCCCGGGACACCGTGAGTGCCCACGACACCGCCGCGGACGATCCGCTGCTGGTGTACTTCACATCGGGCACGACCGGCCACCCGAAGATGGTGCTGCACACGCACGCCTCGTACGGGATCGGCCACCAGATCACGGCGCGCTACTGGCACGACCTGCGCCCCGACGACGTGCACTGGACGGTCAGCGACACCGGCTGGGCCAAGGCAGCGTGGGGCAAGCTGTTCGGTCAGTGGTCGATCGGCTGCACCGTGCTCATGTGGAACCCACAGGGCAGCCCCGACTTCAGCGTGATGGCCGGCATGATCGCGGAGCACGGCGTCACGACGTTCTGCGCACCCCCCACGATCTACCGCGCGCTGGTGCAACTGGATCTGTCGCACTACGACCTTTCGACCCTACGCCACTGCACCGCCGCTGGCGAACCGCTCAACCCCGAGACGTTCAACGCCTGGCGTGACGCCACCGCCACCGAGATCCACGATGGGTACGGTCAGACCGAGACGGTCAACATCGTGGCCAACTACCGGTGCCTGCCGCTCAGGCCGGGCTCGATGGGCAAACCGACCCCCGGCTTCGACATCGCGGTGGTCGACGACGACCTCAACGTGTTGGACCCCGGCAACGAGGGTCAGATCGCGGTGCGGGTCGCGCCGGAGCGCCCCGTCGGACTGTTCGCGGGCTACTGGGACGACGACGAAGCGACCGCGGCGTCCTTCCGGGGCGACTGGTACCTGACCGGCGACCGGGCGCACGTCGACGAGGACGGCTACTTCTGGTTCGTCTCGCGCGACGACGACGTCATCATCTCGGCGGGCTACCGGATCGGGCCGTTCGAAGTCGAGTCCGCGATCATCGAGCACCCAGGGGTCGCCGAGACGGCGGTGATCGGCGTGCCCGACCGTGACCGCGGGCAGGTCGTCAAGGCGTTCGTCGTCGTGGCGTCGGGCCACGAGCCGTCCGACGACCTCGCCACGCAGATCCAGGATCACGTGAAGGCGACGACCGCGCCCTACAAGTACCCACGGCGCATCGAGTTCGTCGACGAGCTGCCCAAGACGGTGTCGGGCAAGATCCGGCGCGTGGAGCTGCGCGAACGCGAACGCGCCGCGGGCTGACACGCACCGACCCTGATCGGATCTCCGATGGCTGACGTCCATGCCCCGTGGGGGCGCGACCTGCGGGGCGCTCTCGACGAACATCAGATCACGAGCGCCGCACTCGCGGACAACCCTCTCGGCGATCCCGCCACGCGTCCGCTGTGGGTGCTCACGCCGCCGCACGTGGCCGCCGACGAGCGCACACCGACGATCTACGTCATCCAGGGGTTCACGGGCCACCTCGACATGTGGCGCTACCGCCTGGCGCTGCGCGAGAGCGCGCTCGAGCGCTTCGACGCGGCGTTGGCCGATCCCTCGCACCCGCCGGTCCGTCTGGTGTTCGTCGACTGCTTCACCTCCCTCGGCGGTAGCCAGTTCGTCGACTCACCCGCGGTCGGCGACTACCACACGTACCTCTGTGACGACGTCGTGGGGTTCGTCGACCAGCGGTACCCCACACTCGCGAGCGCGTCCCACCGCGGCATCGCGGGCAAGTCGTCGGGAGGGTACGGCGCGATGATCACGCCGATGCTGCGCCCGGACCTGTTCGGTGCGCTGGCGACCCACGCGGGCGACGCCCTGTTCGAGACCTGCTTCGGCGGCGACTTCCGCATCGTCGCGCGGACGCTGCGCGACCGCTACGACGGCTCGTGGGATGTGTTCTGGGACAACTGGCGCAGCCGCCCGCACGGCGTCGGTCCGGAGGATGACGTCATCATCAACGCCTGGACCATGGCCGCGTGCTGGTCGGCGGACCCAGACGGTACGGTCAACCTGCCGTTCGACACCGCCACCGGCAGGATCATCGACGACGTCTGGCAGCGCTGGCTCGCCTGGGACCCGGTACGGATGGTCGCCGACCGCGCTGACGCTGTGCGCGGACTGCGGGCGATCTGGGTCGACGCGGGCACACGCGACCAGTTCTGGCTGGACCTCGGGGCGATGGCGTTCCGCGACGCCCTGGCCGATGTGGGCGTCCAGCCGAGCCACTTCGAGCTGTTCGACGCCACGCACTCCAGCATCGAATACCGCTATCCGCTGGCGATCCGCCACCTGGCCGAGCGTCTGCAACCCTGACCGCTGTGGGGAGAATCTGCACCGCCGGCGTTGACAACTCTCCCCATGAGCCGGTCAGCCCGCGTCACCGGGGAGACAACCAGCCGCCCGCGTTGACAACTCTCCCCATGAGCCGGTCAGCCCGCGTCACCGGGGAGACAACCCGCCGCCGGCGTTGACAACTCTCCCCAGAGGGCGGCCGCACACCGCGCCACCAGCGTTGACAACTCCCTGTCAGACCATGATGTCGTCGATGCGCTCCAGCACGTCGTCGTCGAGCTGCTCGAGGACGTCGAGCGCTTCCAGGTTCTCGTGCACCTGCTCGACGCGGCTGGCGCCCGTGATCACGGTGGACACGTTCGGGTTGGCCGCGCACCACGCGATCGACAGCTGCGCGAGGGTGCAGTCGAGGTCATCGGCGACATCCCGTAGCTGCTTGACCTTCGCGTTCGCCTCGGGATCGGTCACGCGTTCGCGCAGCCAGTCGTAGCCCTCGAGTGCCGCCCGGCTGCCCTCGGGCACGCCGTCGATGTACTTGCCGGTCAGCAGCCCGGACGCGAGGGGGCTCCACGTCGTCAGGCCGAGGCCGATGTCCTCGTACAGGCGCGCGAACTCCTCCTCGACCTTGTCGCGGACGAACAGGTTGTACTGCGGCTGCTCCATCACCGGCTTGTGCAGGTGGTGCCGGTCGGCGATCTCGTAGGCCGCGCGGATGTCGTCGGCCGGCCACTCCGAGGTGCCCCAGTAGTGGGCGTAGCCGGCCGAGATGATGTCGCTCATCGCCCAGACCGTCTCCTCGACGGGCGTGTCGGAGTCGGGGCGGTGGCAGTAGATGAGATCGAGGTGCTCCAGGCCGAGGCGCTCGAGTGACGGCTCGATGGCTTCGAGCAGATACTTGCGGTTGAGGGTTCTCCGGCTGTTCACGCCGTCGCGCACCCCCCAGAAGTACTTCGAGGAGATGACATAGGCGTGCCGCTCCCAACCGAGGTCGGCGATGATGGCACCCATGATCTCCTCCGACCGGCCGCCGGCGTACGACTCCGCGTTGTCGAAGAAGTTGATGCCCGCCTCATAGGCGGCATCCATGCATGCGGCGCCGGACTCGACGTCGAGCTGGTCACCGAACGACACCCATGATCCGAACGACAGGACGCTGACCTTGAGGCCGGAGCGCCCCAGCCTGCGGTAGCTCATCTCGGCCATGATGACGACACTCCCTCGTCGACGACCAGCCGCCACATGCGGCCCGGAGGATCAGCCTCGCCGTCGCGGGTCGTTCGCAAACAGCTCGCCGAGCGGGTGGTCAACCCACCCGGCGAGCATCGGATCCGC
This sequence is a window from Euzebyales bacterium. Protein-coding genes within it:
- a CDS encoding AMP-binding protein, which codes for MDDVMNMTDYDDTRATFSLAVPERFNYTRDVIDDWAAIEPGRPALIAVAADGHRAHHVTFGDLHDRADRTAAFLASLGVEPGDRVFVMLPRIVEWYDVLLGAFKLGAVPMPATTQLQPNDIAYRIERSQARIAITDGAGTAKVDVARQRCPDLVHLITTDEARDDWVALAEGATASRDTVSAHDTAADDPLLVYFTSGTTGHPKMVLHTHASYGIGHQITARYWHDLRPDDVHWTVSDTGWAKAAWGKLFGQWSIGCTVLMWNPQGSPDFSVMAGMIAEHGVTTFCAPPTIYRALVQLDLSHYDLSTLRHCTAAGEPLNPETFNAWRDATATEIHDGYGQTETVNIVANYRCLPLRPGSMGKPTPGFDIAVVDDDLNVLDPGNEGQIAVRVAPERPVGLFAGYWDDDEATAASFRGDWYLTGDRAHVDEDGYFWFVSRDDDVIISAGYRIGPFEVESAIIEHPGVAETAVIGVPDRDRGQVVKAFVVVASGHEPSDDLATQIQDHVKATTAPYKYPRRIEFVDELPKTVSGKIRRVELRERERAAG
- a CDS encoding alpha/beta hydrolase-fold protein; translated protein: MADVHAPWGRDLRGALDEHQITSAALADNPLGDPATRPLWVLTPPHVAADERTPTIYVIQGFTGHLDMWRYRLALRESALERFDAALADPSHPPVRLVFVDCFTSLGGSQFVDSPAVGDYHTYLCDDVVGFVDQRYPTLASASHRGIAGKSSGGYGAMITPMLRPDLFGALATHAGDALFETCFGGDFRIVARTLRDRYDGSWDVFWDNWRSRPHGVGPEDDVIINAWTMAACWSADPDGTVNLPFDTATGRIIDDVWQRWLAWDPVRMVADRADAVRGLRAIWVDAGTRDQFWLDLGAMAFRDALADVGVQPSHFELFDATHSSIEYRYPLAIRHLAERLQP
- a CDS encoding aldo/keto reductase, with the translated sequence MAEMSYRRLGRSGLKVSVLSFGSWVSFGDQLDVESGAACMDAAYEAGINFFDNAESYAGGRSEEIMGAIIADLGWERHAYVISSKYFWGVRDGVNSRRTLNRKYLLEAIEPSLERLGLEHLDLIYCHRPDSDTPVEETVWAMSDIISAGYAHYWGTSEWPADDIRAAYEIADRHHLHKPVMEQPQYNLFVRDKVEEEFARLYEDIGLGLTTWSPLASGLLTGKYIDGVPEGSRAALEGYDWLRERVTDPEANAKVKQLRDVADDLDCTLAQLSIAWCAANPNVSTVITGASRVEQVHENLEALDVLEQLDDDVLERIDDIMV